The Streptomyces sp. NBC_01255 genome window below encodes:
- a CDS encoding DUF6059 family protein, producing MNGVLNHALAHVVRVARGCYRALVAFGSCWLPLPEDQLRRILYGEVGQGGKDEERGPETGTTTTAPTPASASAPVAAAAATPGTTPVTARATATAWTPGPPPGHPERLRFDVPLSELEARLARELRGV from the coding sequence GTGAACGGAGTGCTGAACCACGCCCTGGCGCACGTGGTCCGGGTGGCCCGGGGCTGCTATCGGGCCCTGGTGGCCTTCGGTTCCTGCTGGCTGCCGCTGCCCGAGGACCAGTTGCGGCGGATCCTGTACGGGGAGGTCGGGCAGGGCGGCAAGGACGAGGAGCGCGGACCGGAGACCGGAACCACGACCACGGCCCCGACCCCGGCCTCGGCCTCGGCCCCAGTCGCAGCCGCAGCCGCGACCCCCGGCACGACCCCCGTCACGGCCAGGGCCACGGCCACCGCCTGGACGCCCGGACCGCCGCCAGGACATCCTGAGCGACTCCGCTTCGACGTGCCGCTCAGCGAGCTGGAGGCGCGGCTGGCCCGGGAGTTGCGGGGCGTGTGA
- a CDS encoding alpha/beta hydrolase has product MRDTRRGPEPVSGRDPVWWSGGLDPVRPLVLVVGGALGGGPECVRLLGRLVAHGYAVVAVRLPRPVPCAECTGAFVSRLIDGHAHTADTRSTRVIGFDLGGRPALAAAATDPRIGSVHLVGAPVSRLFEEPDRILALPPMTVDALVDATGAAGGEQLPYLLGGLALLPEQLYEIRGQVWVGHAPDDPLTAPQDLALLKLTLERSVFHAFGATGGTTPRGGPVHRWLVDGVRGAGSPAR; this is encoded by the coding sequence GTGCGCGACACCCGTCGGGGGCCGGAGCCCGTGAGCGGTCGGGACCCGGTCTGGTGGAGCGGTGGGCTCGATCCCGTACGGCCGCTGGTGCTCGTCGTCGGCGGGGCCCTGGGGGGCGGCCCGGAGTGCGTCCGGCTCCTCGGCCGGCTCGTGGCCCACGGCTACGCGGTGGTCGCCGTCCGGCTGCCCCGGCCCGTGCCGTGCGCGGAGTGCACCGGGGCCTTCGTCTCCCGGCTGATCGACGGCCACGCCCACACCGCGGACACCCGGAGCACCCGCGTCATCGGCTTCGACCTCGGCGGCCGCCCGGCACTGGCCGCCGCCGCGACCGACCCGCGGATCGGCTCCGTCCATCTCGTCGGCGCCCCGGTCTCCCGGCTCTTCGAGGAGCCCGACCGGATCCTCGCCCTGCCCCCGATGACGGTGGACGCGCTGGTGGACGCCACCGGAGCGGCGGGCGGCGAACAACTCCCGTACCTGCTCGGCGGGTTGGCCCTGCTTCCTGAGCAACTGTACGAGATCCGCGGCCAGGTGTGGGTCGGCCACGCCCCTGACGATCCGCTCACCGCTCCGCAGGACCTGGCCCTGCTCAAACTGACCCTGGAGCGCTCCGTGTTCCATGCCTTCGGTGCGACCGGGGGCACGACGCCGCGCGGCGGGCCCGTGCACCGCTGGCTGGTCGACGGGGTGCGCGGGGCGGGATCGCCCGCCCGCTGA